TCCGGACCTGCCTAAAGATAAGCGTGTTTACGTCTTTGCTTCGGATCATGGGGTAGTTCAAAACGGCGTTTCCGCATATCCAAAAGAGGTTACCTATCAGATGGTTCTCAATTTCCTAAACGGTGGTGCGGCGATAAACGTCTTTGGAAGACACGTAGGAGCGGATGTTTACGTAGTCGATGCGGGTGTGGATGGAGATTTTGACATCGCTCACCCGAAATTCATAAACGCAAAAGTTGGATACGGCACAGCGGATTTCACAAAAGGACCAGCAATGACGATAGAACAAGCAAATACTAGCTTGGAACTCGGGCGAAAGATAGCACGAAACGCAATTAAGGAAGGTGCTGATCTGCTTGTGGTAGGTGATATGGGGATAGGGAATACTACCACCGCCACCGCAATCGCTGCTGCTTTCGGTTTTTCGATTGATGAAATTCTCGATATTGGCACTCCTCTTGACAGTGAAGGTTTAGAAAGAAAAAAACAAGCGGTAGTAAGAGCTTTGGAAGTTAATAATCCAAAAAAAGAAGATCCAATCGATATCCTTCACAAAGTCGGAGGATTTTGCATGGGTGAGATGGCTGGTTTCATTCTCGAAGCTACAGAGCACAAGATCCCTGTGATTGTGGACGGTTTTCCCACAACGGCAGGCTTGCTAATTGCATGGAAGATGAACCCAAAAGTGACTGGTTTTGTCTTCGCTGGCCACAAATCGATGGTAAAGGGGCACAAAATATTGCTCGATGAAATGGGACTCAGGCCTATACTCGACCTTGATATGAGGCTTGGCGAGGGAACTGGGGCCGCACTCTCCATCTTTCTAATCGAGGCTGCTATCAAGATGATAAGAGAGATGGCAACATTTGAGAGTGCAGGTGTTTCTAAAGGTAGTGATAACATTTGATACTCGTTACAGGTGGAATTAAGTCAGGCAAAAGTACAGTTGCATTGAATAAAGCTTTAAAATACCAAACCCGTGCGTTTTTGGCAACGGGTGTACCGTTCGATGAGGAGATGAAAGAGCGTATAAGAAGACACCAAGAGGAAAGAAGAAACCTTTTTGATACGTACGAAGAGCCCGTGGAAGTAAGTCGAGTCTTGCGAACAATAGACGGAAGGTACGACGTTGTTGTCTTTGAGTGCCTCACAACTTACCTCGGTAACCTTTACTATTACGAAGTGAACGTACAAGAGCACCTTGGGAAATTCATTGAAACTCTCGCTTCCATGAGAACGGAAGTTATTATTGTTACGAACGAAGTTGGCTGGGGAATAATACCGGAAAACAAATTAGCCAGGGAATTTGCGGAAACACTCGGCAAAACGAATGCAAAGTTAGCTAAACTTGCAAGCGAAGTTTACCTTGTTGTGGCCGGGATAGAAATCAGAATTAAGTAAAAAATCTGCCTACAGGAGATGGGCTCGTGCATACAAATTTGGAAAAACAACTTATCGGTACAACATCGTGGATAATACCGGGTACCTACTACGAAAATGTCGAATACATAACTCGCAACTTCAGAACAATTCAGTTTGTCGAATTACTCGTCTACACTTGGGACGAAGATACGTTCAATTTGCTTGAAAAAGAGAAAGACTATCTCTTTGAGATCGCAAGGCAAACGGGTATAAAATACACCGCACATCTGCCAACTGATTCACTTTCGAATGTTTTCGAAGCTTTCAAATACCTCGAAAACAACTTTGAAATCGAAAACTACGTCGTGCATCCTTTTGAAGAATTTGACACTGGGGATTTTGAAAGCAAAGAACTCCAATTATTGTTAAATCATCCAAAGATAAGCGTTGAGAATCTCAAAGAGCACTACTTTAAACATTCCAGAACGGTTTTTGACACCGGACATTGCTTTTTGGGAATACCAGTTGACCAAGAATTTTTGAACAACGTTGTCGAGATCCACATGATGGGAGTCAATGGTGATAAAGACCACGAAGTGCTTGATTTTGCAACACTTGAAAAAGTACACGAATTGCTTTCTGACACGTTATTCAAAACCAGATATTTGTGTTTTGAGATATTCGATGCTGAAAAACTCGAAGAATCCTTGAAGATTTGGAACGAATTCAAAGACAACAGATGGGGAGTTTAAATCATGGAAGAGAAGCCAAAATTGTATGATTTCGTCTCAGACCTTGCCTTGTCTTTGTCCTTTATTTCCAGAATACCGGTGAAAATTAAAAACTTAGACAGCTGGGAAGCGAGAATAAAGCGTGTTCCCATATACTTCCCCGCCGTCGGGTACATTCCCGGGCTTATTTACGGGCTTGGCAATTTTCTTTCAAAACAGTTCAGCGATTTCAAACTGCCGATTTTGTTCCTTTCAACTGCGTTGGGATTTTACTTTTTTGATCTATTCCACTTCGATGGATTACTCGATATGCTTGATGGTTTTTTGAACCAATCGAACAAAGAAAGACGCCTTGAGATAATGTCCAAAGGTAACGTTGGCCCATTCGCTGTTTTTTACGGCACGCTTTATGTCATACTTTTTTACGAACTTTTACCCACTCTGAATTGGTATCACTTCATCTTCGCTTCGGTTTTCGGAAGGTACGCTATGGATGTGCTCCTTGTCTTTTCAAAACCAGCGAAATCAACAGGACTCGGTGCAGTGCTATTTCCCTATGAAAAGTTTTATACTCTTTATGCCTCTATGTTCCTCACTCCGCTGATATTCACCAACTATATTGCATTCTTAGTTAGCTTTTCTTTATCTTGGCTTGTGGGATTTGCAGTCTCTAAGATCTCTGAGAAGAAGATAGGTGGAATCACCGGAGATGTGCTCGGTGGTACGTGCTTGATTGCTCAGATGGTTGTTCTATTGGCAGGGTATGTTTTTAAATGAGTGCATTTGAATTTCGATAGGGGGCTTGACTGTGCATCTGATGGTCCTTGGTACGATGTCGAATGTTGGAAAATCAACGTTAGCGATGGTACTCTGCAGATACTTTACAAAGAAAGGTCTTGATGTTGTTCCGTTTAAATCTCAGAATATTTCAAGAAAGTTTATACCGGTAAACAACGGCAGGATAGCCACCGCTCAGTACCTGCAGGCTCTTTCATGTGAGAAAGAGCCATCGGTGGAGTACAATCCAATCTTACTAATTCCCGAAAATAATGGTGTAGAAGTTTACTTCACGGGAGAATTCATCGGTCACCTGGGTTCTGAAAAATACATGTACGAATCAAAAGAGAGATTACTTGCCAAAGTGTTAGAAATTCTTAAAAATCTATCCGAAAACCACGACTTAGTGATCATCGAAGGAGCTGGAGCCGCAATCGAGCCAAATTTGAAGGATACTGAGATCGTGAATATGCGTATTGCAACAAGTGTTGCTGCAAACGTCATACTCATTGCCGACATCTCAAAAGGTGGAGCCTTCGCACAGGTTGTGGGGACTTTAGAATTAATGAGCCCAGATGAAAGAAAACTTGTCAAAGGATTTTTATTCAACAAATTTTTCGGTGACAAGTCGCTACTAAAAGACGCGCCAAACGAGCTTGCTAAGAAATATTCGATCGAATATTTCGGCACAATACCTTATTTTGAAAACAAAATCCCAGACGAAGATGTGATTGATACAAAGCAAGGCGAGTTTAATTTGGAGAACAAGAAGGCTTTGATGGAAGAGATAGATAGGATCA
The DNA window shown above is from Fervidobacterium changbaicum and carries:
- a CDS encoding adenosylcobinamide-GDP ribazoletransferase, encoding MEEKPKLYDFVSDLALSLSFISRIPVKIKNLDSWEARIKRVPIYFPAVGYIPGLIYGLGNFLSKQFSDFKLPILFLSTALGFYFFDLFHFDGLLDMLDGFLNQSNKERRLEIMSKGNVGPFAVFYGTLYVILFYELLPTLNWYHFIFASVFGRYAMDVLLVFSKPAKSTGLGAVLFPYEKFYTLYASMFLTPLIFTNYIAFLVSFSLSWLVGFAVSKISEKKIGGITGDVLGGTCLIAQMVVLLAGYVFK
- a CDS encoding bifunctional adenosylcobinamide kinase/adenosylcobinamide-phosphate guanylyltransferase, with protein sequence MILVTGGIKSGKSTVALNKALKYQTRAFLATGVPFDEEMKERIRRHQEERRNLFDTYEEPVEVSRVLRTIDGRYDVVVFECLTTYLGNLYYYEVNVQEHLGKFIETLASMRTEVIIVTNEVGWGIIPENKLAREFAETLGKTNAKLAKLASEVYLVVAGIEIRIK
- the cobT gene encoding nicotinate-nucleotide--dimethylbenzimidazole phosphoribosyltransferase, which gives rise to MDVSIREQIISRLNNLTKPVGSLGYLEEIALKMGIIQNKVIPDLPKDKRVYVFASDHGVVQNGVSAYPKEVTYQMVLNFLNGGAAINVFGRHVGADVYVVDAGVDGDFDIAHPKFINAKVGYGTADFTKGPAMTIEQANTSLELGRKIARNAIKEGADLLVVGDMGIGNTTTATAIAAAFGFSIDEILDIGTPLDSEGLERKKQAVVRALEVNNPKKEDPIDILHKVGGFCMGEMAGFILEATEHKIPVIVDGFPTTAGLLIAWKMNPKVTGFVFAGHKSMVKGHKILLDEMGLRPILDLDMRLGEGTGAALSIFLIEAAIKMIREMATFESAGVSKGSDNI
- a CDS encoding AAA family ATPase → MVLGTMSNVGKSTLAMVLCRYFTKKGLDVVPFKSQNISRKFIPVNNGRIATAQYLQALSCEKEPSVEYNPILLIPENNGVEVYFTGEFIGHLGSEKYMYESKERLLAKVLEILKNLSENHDLVIIEGAGAAIEPNLKDTEIVNMRIATSVAANVILIADISKGGAFAQVVGTLELMSPDERKLVKGFLFNKFFGDKSLLKDAPNELAKKYSIEYFGTIPYFENKIPDEDVIDTKQGEFNLENKKALMEEIDRITEFVVDQIDISKIEKIVYEELSMK
- the cbiR gene encoding cobamide remodeling phosphodiesterase CbiR; this translates as MHTNLEKQLIGTTSWIIPGTYYENVEYITRNFRTIQFVELLVYTWDEDTFNLLEKEKDYLFEIARQTGIKYTAHLPTDSLSNVFEAFKYLENNFEIENYVVHPFEEFDTGDFESKELQLLLNHPKISVENLKEHYFKHSRTVFDTGHCFLGIPVDQEFLNNVVEIHMMGVNGDKDHEVLDFATLEKVHELLSDTLFKTRYLCFEIFDAEKLEESLKIWNEFKDNRWGV